A stretch of the Capsicum annuum cultivar UCD-10X-F1 chromosome 8, UCD10Xv1.1, whole genome shotgun sequence genome encodes the following:
- the LOC107839572 gene encoding uncharacterized protein LOC107839572, with product MDHSTAKPGLFRNVLVRLCLFCVVIVGCRFAYVVTLKGETCDLSDFCFFSLPENLNVISAGVGQLTKSVSAVMVNEDAGKSAPAKPRIPDLWASKDFQKSARFYSSVFQDLVAEGTLSSNSKTLCVETPMGADVFSLKEIGVEDSVGIYRKGSKPLVITGKAVKQPFKDDTFDFIFSGGGMIDKSPKPADFAAEICRTLKPEGFLVVHTGSKDTYSFNSFLHLFNCCTLIKSRNIDGFDSSMSAILEIVMKKDRYVEEQVSDLMHKCNIPDYKMKLIKKAEPLIKEEPKKPWITLKKNAQNIKYLSSMADISFKQRYVYVDVGSRSYGSSIVSWFKKQYPKQNKTFEIYAVEADKTFHGQYKEKKGVTLLPYAAWVRNETLSFEINQDPGHKDVAKGRGMGRIQPVESSGQSASEVDVIQGFDFAEWLKSAVTEKDYVVMKMDVEGTEFDLIPRLIETGAICLIDEVFLECHYNRWQKCCPGERSSKYQNTYGQCLDLFTSLRESGVLVHQWW from the coding sequence ATGGATCATAGTACCGCAAAACCGGGACTTTTTAGGAATGTTTTGGTACGTTTATGCCTTTTttgtgttgtgattgttggttgtcGGTTTGCTTATGTGGTGACTCTCAAAGGGGAAACCTGTGACCTCAgcgatttttgttttttctccttGCCGGAAAATCTGAATGTTATTTCCGCCGGCGTCGGCCAGCTGACTAAGTCCGTGTCAGCGGTCATGGTTAACGAGGATGCCGGAAAATCTGCTCCGGCGAAGCCTAGAATTCCTGATCTATGGGCCagtaaagatttccaaaaatcgGCCCGGTTTTATTCTTCGGTTTTTCAGGATCTTGTTGCAGAGGGAACCTTGAGTTCGAATTCGAAAACCCTTTGCGTCGAAACGCCGATGGGTGCtgatgttttttctttgaaggaaATTGGGGTCGAGGATTCTGTTGGAATTTACAGGAAAGGTTCAAAGCCTTTGGTGATTACAGGTAAAGCTGTTAAACAGCCGTTTAAAGATGATACATTCGATTTCATATTTTCCGGTGGCGGAATGATCGATAAGTCACCTAAGCCCGCAGATTTTGCAGCGGAGATTTGTCGGACTTTGAAACCCGAAGGGTTTTTGGTTGTCCATACAGGTTCTAAAGATACATATAGTTTCAATTCATTCCTTCatttgtttaattgttgtacattGATAAAGTCTAGGAATATTGATGGTTTTGATTCAAGTATGAGTGCTATTCTTGAGATTGTTATGAAGAAGGATAGATATGTTGAAGAACAAGTGAGTGATTTGATGCACAAATGTAACATTCCGGATTATAAAATGAAGCTGATAAAAAAAGCAGAGCCTTTGATTAAAGAGGAACCTAAGAAACCATGGATTACACTGAAGAAGAATGCACAGAACATAAAGTACTTGTCATCGATGGCGGATATCAGTTTTAAGCagagatatgtatatgttgatgtCGGTTCAAGGAGTTATGGTTCAAGCATTGTGAGTTGGTTCAAGAAGCAGTATCCTAAGCAAAACAAGACCTTTGAGATATATGCAGTTGAGGCTGACAAGACTTTCCATGGACAATATAAGGAGAAGAAAGGGGTTACTTTGTTACCATATGCAGCTTGGGTGAGGAACGAGACGTTGTCGTTTGAGATTAATCAAGACCCGGGTCATAAAGATGTAGCGAAAGGGAGAGGGATGGGAAGAATTCAACCTGTTGAATCTTCTGGTCAATCTGCAAGTGAGGTGGATGTGATTCAGGGTTTTGATTTTGCTGAATGGTTGAAGAGTGCGGTAACGGAGAAGGATTATGTGGTGATGAAGATGGATGTTGAAGGCACTGAATTTGATTTGATCCCAAGATTGATTGAAACTGGGGCTATTTGCCTGATTGATGAAGTATTTCTTGAATGCCACTACAATAGGTGGCAGAAATGCTGCCCTGGGGAGAGGTCTTCAAAGTATCAGAATACCTATGGGCAGTGCTTGGATCTTTTCACTTCTTTAAGAGAAAGTGGAGTTCTTGTTCATCAGTGGTGGTga